Proteins from one Ornithobacterium rhinotracheale genomic window:
- a CDS encoding glycoside hydrolase family 97 protein, whose translation MKKIFVVLITLISVSIFGQSLKSPNGDFQLDFSLKDGVPYYNLKYKGEQIINDSKLGFEIYKEATYNLKDITNQESYSFDSGFKFVSESRDSKNEKWKPVLGEKKEYVNHYNELDVRLLHEKDDKVLIIQFRLFDDGLAFRYEFPEQKNLNYFIIKEENSEFNLPFDPKAWWIAGDYDTQEYVYQTSKLSEVPERWEQSVEQNVSQSPIKNAVQSPLMLKREDGKPLYLNIAEAAVINYPASNLDVDANKLSLKIHLTPDVQGAKGYIQTSAFTPWRVVIVSPKAEGVLASKMIFNLNEPTKYQDTSWIKPTKYMGVWWEMIIGKSSWAYSDADNVKIGETDFSKLKPTGKHAANNEKVKEYIDFAAENGFDGLLIEGWNEGWEDWFGKSKEFVFDFISPYPDFDIKMLNDYAHKKGIKLIMHHETSGSATNYERWADDAFKLMNKYGYDAVKTGYVGNIIPRGEHHYSQWMINHYNRIAEKAAKYKVMVNSHESVRPTGLSRTYPNWVAAEAARGTEYEVFGGNPPEHQTILPFTRFMGGAMDYTPGIFQTKIDYYFPGDTRFVKTTLAKQLGLYVVMYSPLQMAADLPENYKKHMDAFQFIKDVPADWDDTIILAAEPGDYIHTARKAKGKNEWYVGGITDENARDYIVNLSFLDKGKKYEATIYEDGKNADYEKNPQSYHIYKKVVTNKSKIKIKMARSGGYAISLKPIK comes from the coding sequence ATGAAGAAGATTTTTGTAGTATTAATTACATTGATTTCGGTTTCAATTTTTGGACAAAGTCTAAAATCACCAAATGGAGATTTTCAATTAGACTTTAGTTTAAAAGATGGAGTGCCATATTACAATTTAAAGTATAAAGGAGAACAAATCATAAATGATTCAAAGTTAGGTTTTGAAATATATAAAGAAGCAACATACAACCTTAAAGATATTACTAATCAGGAAAGTTACAGTTTTGATTCTGGGTTTAAGTTCGTGTCAGAAAGTAGAGACTCGAAAAACGAGAAATGGAAACCTGTTTTGGGAGAAAAAAAAGAATATGTAAATCATTATAATGAATTAGATGTGAGGTTGTTGCATGAAAAAGATGATAAGGTTTTAATTATTCAATTTAGGTTATTTGATGATGGGCTAGCGTTCCGCTATGAATTTCCAGAACAAAAGAATTTAAATTATTTCATAATTAAAGAGGAAAACTCCGAGTTCAATCTGCCATTTGACCCAAAAGCTTGGTGGATTGCGGGAGACTATGATACGCAAGAGTATGTTTATCAAACCTCAAAATTGTCAGAGGTGCCTGAAAGATGGGAACAAAGCGTAGAGCAAAATGTTTCACAATCTCCGATTAAAAATGCAGTGCAATCACCTTTGATGCTTAAGCGAGAAGATGGGAAACCGTTGTATTTAAATATTGCTGAAGCTGCTGTAATTAACTATCCAGCATCAAATTTAGATGTGGATGCAAATAAATTAAGTTTAAAAATTCATTTAACGCCAGATGTGCAAGGAGCAAAAGGATATATCCAGACAAGTGCATTTACACCTTGGAGAGTCGTGATTGTTTCTCCAAAGGCTGAGGGTGTTTTGGCATCAAAAATGATTTTTAACTTGAATGAGCCGACAAAATATCAAGATACTTCATGGATAAAACCAACCAAATACATGGGAGTTTGGTGGGAAATGATTATCGGAAAATCTTCGTGGGCTTATTCAGATGCCGACAATGTGAAAATTGGAGAAACTGATTTTTCTAAGTTAAAGCCAACTGGAAAGCACGCTGCAAATAATGAAAAAGTCAAAGAATATATTGATTTTGCTGCAGAAAATGGATTTGACGGCTTATTGATTGAAGGTTGGAATGAAGGTTGGGAAGATTGGTTCGGGAAATCAAAAGAATTTGTATTTGACTTCATTTCACCTTATCCAGATTTTGACATAAAAATGTTGAACGATTATGCTCATAAAAAAGGAATCAAATTAATTATGCACCACGAAACATCTGGCTCTGCAACCAATTATGAGAGATGGGCAGACGATGCATTTAAATTGATGAACAAATATGGGTATGATGCGGTAAAAACGGGATATGTAGGGAACATCATCCCGAGAGGAGAACACCATTATAGCCAATGGATGATCAATCATTACAATAGAATTGCAGAAAAAGCAGCCAAATATAAAGTGATGGTAAATTCACACGAATCTGTGAGACCAACGGGTTTGAGCAGAACTTATCCTAACTGGGTCGCAGCAGAAGCAGCACGAGGTACAGAATATGAAGTGTTTGGAGGAAATCCACCAGAGCATCAAACAATTTTGCCATTTACTCGATTTATGGGAGGAGCAATGGATTACACGCCAGGAATTTTTCAAACCAAAATCGATTATTATTTCCCTGGAGATACAAGATTTGTAAAAACAACTTTGGCTAAGCAATTAGGTCTTTATGTTGTGATGTATTCGCCATTGCAGATGGCAGCAGATTTGCCAGAGAATTATAAAAAACATATGGATGCATTCCAATTTATAAAAGATGTACCTGCCGATTGGGATGACACAATTATTCTTGCAGCAGAACCAGGTGATTATATTCACACTGCTAGAAAAGCTAAGGGAAAGAATGAATGGTATGTTGGGGGGATTACCGATGAGAATGCAAGAGATTATATAGTGAATCTTTCTTTCTTGGATAAAGGTAAAAAATATGAAGCAACTATTTATGAAGACGGTAAAAATGCCGATTATGAGAAAAATCCGCAGTCTTACCATATTTATAAAAAAGTAGTAACTAATAAGTCTAAGATAAAGATTA